The nucleotide sequence AAACAGGCGTTGTTCCTCAAAACACACCGGTAGTTGTTACCACACCTGCCGATAGTGTTATAGACAATCCATTAATTAGAATGGTTTTTTGGGGTAGTGTTTTTATTATCATAACTGTTTTACTATCTTTGACCGCAGTATTTGTAAAATTAAGTAATAGTAACAATTAATATTAACATGAATCCAAATTTAGACGTTTATCAGATAGCCACAAGATACACCTTAGCATTCCTTATATCCGGAGTAGGTGCATTTATAACAAATTACGATGGCTTTCTTTATATTTTAGGCTTTGTCTTTATAGCATTAGGAATGGCTTACTTACTATCTGCTATTTTAGGAATGTGTCCTTTTAAAGGAGAAAACAAAGAAAAATTAGAAGCTGCTGCTAACGATTTTAAAGACGATTGGAGTAATACTGACGATCCTTCTTGGCATTAAAAAACAACTATATAGACTTTGTTTTTACTAAAAACAATGTAAATCTATATATATACCGATTAGACAAACTACAGCCTTACATTCAAGGCAATAAATATTTTAAATTAAAGTACAATTTAATAAAAGCTAAAGAAAAGCATCTCCCGATAGTAACTATAGGAGGTGCTTTTAGCAATCATATACATGCCACTGCTTTAGCCTGCCAACAAAATAATATTCTCTGCTACGGAATAATTAGAGGAGGTAATTTTAAAGTGCAAAGCCCTACCCTCTCTTTTGTTGAAAAAATGGGAATGAAACTTATTTTTATACCGAGAGAAGATTATAAAACACTAAGAAATATAAATACTCAAAAATCCTTTAATGAAATTGCCCATAATTTTGCAGAACTCCCTAAAAATTATTTTTTTGTTCCCGAAGGTGGCACCAACGAATTGGGACTAAAAGGTGCATCTGAAATTTTAAATAATATAGAGCCTTCTTTTGATTATTTCTTTTGCCCGGTGGGTTCGGGAGGCACTATAAGTGGCATTATAAATAGTTTAAAAGGAAATAAAAAAGTAATAGGCATAGCCTGTGCAAAAGATAAAAGTTTGACCGAAAAAATAAAGCTACTCACAAATAATTTACAAAACTGGGAAATCAATTACAACTATACTTTTAAAGGATTTGGGAAATGGAACGTAGAGCTTATAAGCTTTATCAATCAATTTTATAAAGATTACAACATAGCACTTGAACCAATTTATACCGGCAAAATGATGTATGCTTTAAACAAAATGATAAATAATAACAGTTTTCAAAAACCTTGTAATATTTTAGCTATACACACCGGAGGTCTTCAAGGCTTAGAAGGCTTCAATTTAATGAATAATGGCATTATAAAAATTCCGCCTTATTCTTTTGATGACTCATCAATATAAGAAGTTGGGTTAAATGGCTCGTCTGAATTTGGGATAGTACCATCTCCTATTCCTCCTCCCGAACTTTCAAATTCCTCTTGCTTACCAAAACCTATTGTGCCTATCATCATTATTAACATTGAACCCAAAATAACAATTAAAAGTACTTTTTCATTGATAATAGTACTTTTTAAGTTTATTATTTCGCCCGTTTTATTATTTATAACGGTTTCAGTTCTAAGCTGTAAAAAAAGGAGAATAGTTATTAGCCCTCTGGGCGATATAAATGTAAGTTCTCCTATATTTTTTCTATCAGAAACAAGGATATAAATAAACCGTATAACCAATAATATGGCTAAAATTATGCCTCCGTACATATAGTTATAGCCATCTACAAAACTATCTAAAGTAATAGAAAAACCAAAAAAGAGAAAAAAGAAAGTACGTACTAAAAAAGTAGATTCGGCAGTAAGCAAATGAAACTCGTGCAAACCTTCACGCTTTGCTATCCCCATAGAAATATACCTTTTTATGTAGTCGGGTAGCAGTACTTCTGCATTAGATAAAAACAAACCAAAAATAAATATAATAACTAAGGATGGCATGTGTAACCTTTTTCCTATAGCATACACCAGTATTAAAAGTGCCAAAATCAAAAAGAATTTCACCTTATGCGTTATCCGTTCAAACAACTCAAACAACAACCATGTAACTAAAACTGACACTAACACAATGACCACTATTTCTACCAGTAAAATGGCAATAGGTTTTATTCCCACAAGGTCGCTACCTACTTGAAACTGACGCATAGCATAATTAAAAACCATAATACCTATAATATCAGAAAAAGTAGATTCATACACCACAAACTCTTTATTTAAAGGAGATAAAGCACTGGCACTAGGAATAGCCACTGCACTACTTATAACCGCTAATGGAATAGAATTCATTAAAGCCATGGCTTTGGGCATACCTAAATATGCATTAAAGAAATAACTCAATGCAGCTATACTGACTAAAAGTATTACCAACGCAGCCACAAAACCTTTAATAATAATGGGGAGTTTATCTCTTCTTACCTCTAATTCTAAAGCACCTTCTAATACAATTAATATTAAACCAATAGTACCCATTACAGGAATTATTTGGTCTAAATACATTACCTGCACACCAAAATAATCGGCTACCGCACGAGCCAAAATACCTGTAGCCATTAATAAAATAACAGAAGGGAACTTTGTTTTTCGGGCTATTTCATCAAAAATATAAGAGAATATAATAAGTAATGAAAATATTACAAGTATATACTTAATATCCATATTTGTGTATTGCTCCCCAAAGTAAAGAGTTTTTATTGAGAAACTATGATTTTATCCCGTACAAATGGAATATTATTTTATTTTTGAATTAAAAAAATGGCATAATCTCTCCTATTATTTCAATGGGGCATGCCCCATTGGAGGCTCTAAAATAACGCCACACATATACCACGGGAAGTTCACCAATCAACAGTGTTTTACACACTTTTTAGTACAATACCTAAAATAATACATTATTAAAATATTTGACATTTTAATATAAAATGACTAACTTCGTTAAGTGTTATCTAAAAAGCATTTCTACTTAGGGCAGATAAGAAAACGAGTTTTTATATAAAAGACGACACTACAAGACAGACAATGAATAAAAAAAGAGTAATAACAATATTGATTTTTCTGTTTTGCGTGCCAATCCCAATTTTCACATTGAGTTTGTTTCCTACGCCTTGTGTTTATGGACTTTGCTTACTAGTTTATTACCCAATTATATTTTTAGTAGGCGGACTAAGTGCTTGGATTTATTACAAGTTCAGCGACAAAATAAAATTAAGCAAGACCGCATTTTTGATAATAATACTCTTGCTTGACTTTGCATTGCTGACATACTTCTATCCGAAAGGCGAGTATTTCCCAACGAATCAAATTAGTGTAGCAAGACAAGTTTCAAGCAACTATGACAATCTAAAACCTGTTGACATTTTCAAAGCAACTGAAAATCTAAATTTTTTGATGATTACAGCACTTTATCACAAATTCAACTTACCAACTGAAACATATAATGTAAGGTATTGCTTCATTGACACAAACGGCAGTTGTGACACAATTTATAAAGAGTTTAATTATTTCATATATGACAACAAAGTTGTGACAAATAATTCAAACTTTCATTACGACTTAGATTTAAAAGAAGGTTCGTTTTCGTATACGGACACAGTTGAAAATCAACATTTCACTTTCAAAGTTGGCTACCCTGACTTTGGAAAATATAGAAAAGACTTTACAAGCACTTCCTATAACCTATCAGACAAAGGAGAAAGAGTTACAGGACTTGTGAAAGACATAGGAGATTTAAGAGTTATAGTTGACGAAACACGACCTAAATTTGAATATGGCTTCACGACACTTTTTGAAAAATATTTAAGTTTGATAAAATGAACGAAAGCACAGACTACAGAAAAGAAAGCCGACCGCATAACAGCACTGGCGGTTCAGTAGTTAAATCCCACTTGATAGTGAAGTGCTTAGAAATCCCCACCTTCGCAAAGCGGTAAAACGTTCAACGCCCCCATATTCAGTTCCTTTCCTTATCTAAAATAGCAAATAATACAGCACAATAATTAAGTAAACTACCTACCAATACAAAAATATGCCACACTGCATGGTAGTAATACACTTCGCCATCATGATAAAAAAAATACGTGCCGGCAGTATAACTTAAGCCACCGAGCAATATAAACCAAAGCACCTTAGGTTTTATTCGCCTTAATGCCGGACGTATCATAATAATACCTACCCAGCCCATTATTATGTATATAATTAATGTAATAAACACAGGCAACTGGTCAACAATAAGCTTAGAAGTAATACCTACAACAGTTATAAACCATAATATAACCATAATGGCTTTGCCTAGTTTATTTCTAAAATAAATTAATAAAAAAGGAGAATAAGTACCGGAAATAAGCAGATAAATAGATAATAAATCAAAGTAATTAAGTACATCTTTACTTACTTTTTCGGGTATGGCATGAAAAATTGTAGATGAAAAATAAACCGCTAACAAACCAAAAGAAAAAAGCATAGCTCCCCATATTTTTTGAGGCACTTTAGTATTTACAGCCAATGCTATAAGCAAAGGAACTAACACTAAAAAAATAATGACTCCTACACCATGCGTCAACGCATTTAGCAATTCTGCCGCATGAGGATACTCTGAGAACTTCATTTTATTTTTTCTTTACAATTTTTAAATCTAAGTTATTAAATGCATTTGGTTTTGCTCCAAAAATATTTTCATGCGTTAATCTAATCAGTTCGTCATAATACAAGAAAACAACCGGAGCTTCTTCTATTATAATACTATCCATTTTGGTATATAAATTCATTTGTTCTTGCACGTCAAAACTTTTTTTGGCCTGCTCATAATACAAATCAAAAGTATCATTTTTAAATCTTGTATAATTAGGTGGAGCTCCATTTTTGCTATAAAATAAACTCAAATAATTTTCTGCATCGGGGTAATCGGCTATCCAACTTCCTCTAAAAAAATCAACTTCGCCACTTACCATCCACTCTCTCAATAACGAAGGTTGCACCACTTCTATTTTTATTTTCACACCCGCCTTTTCAGCCTGATTAGCAATATACAAACCTATGTCTTTGTATGTTTCATTGGTGTTTAATACAATTTCATCTCCATTATAATCTATTTCTTTTAACAACTGCTTTGCTTTTTCTATGTCGTAGTTGTAGCCGTTTAAATAGTTGCCCGTATTAGGTGGCAAATTTTTAGGAATAAAACCGTTTACCGCAGGAAAACCTATACCATTTCTAAAATATTGTATCATTTCTTCTTTACTAAAACAGTAATTTAAAGCTTGCCTAAATTTCTTTTGGTTTAGCCATTTATTGTTGGTTTCAAGATTTATGCCTAAATATTCTGTATTTAAAAAAGGTGCTTTATACAATTTTATATTGTTTTGCCATTTTTTTTGAAGCGTAGCTTCTTCAGTAAAAATTTCTTTAACAAAACTTTTATCTACTCCCGAAAGCATGTCCAAATTCCCTTTCATAAAATTTAGATACTCCATTTTTTTACTTTCATTAAAAGTAACTTTAAAACCATCTAAATACGGAAGTAAAACACCTTTGCTGTCTTGCTCAAAATAATTGTTGTTTTTTAAAGCCACTAAAGCAATTCCTTCTTCCCATATTTTAAATTTGAAAGCACCTGTGCCCACAGGATGTGCTCTAAAATCTCTACCATAAAAATCTATAATTTCTTTAGGAACTACAAAACAGTAA is from Chitinophagales bacterium and encodes:
- a CDS encoding pyridoxal-phosphate dependent enzyme; its protein translation is MALKNNYIDFVFTKNNVNLYIYRLDKLQPYIQGNKYFKLKYNLIKAKEKHLPIVTIGGAFSNHIHATALACQQNNILCYGIIRGGNFKVQSPTLSFVEKMGMKLIFIPREDYKTLRNINTQKSFNEIAHNFAELPKNYFFVPEGGTNELGLKGASEILNNIEPSFDYFFCPVGSGGTISGIINSLKGNKKVIGIACAKDKSLTEKIKLLTNNLQNWEINYNYTFKGFGKWNVELISFINQFYKDYNIALEPIYTGKMMYALNKMINNNSFQKPCNILAIHTGGLQGLEGFNLMNNGIIKIPPYSFDDSSI
- a CDS encoding ABC transporter substrate-binding protein, producing MQKYWWIYSFIFLAFLACSKPKQSELKIFKYNQASGITSLDPAFAKNQANIWAVSQLFNGLVQLDSNMNIVPCIAKKWNFSEDALTITFILRDDVYFHENELFENKKRVVNAQDFVYSFNRIIDKQTASPGAWIFNGKVAGNEPFKALNDTVFQLNLKEPFAPILGILTMPYCFVVPKEIIDFYGRDFRAHPVGTGAFKFKIWEEGIALVALKNNNYFEQDSKGVLLPYLDGFKVTFNESKKMEYLNFMKGNLDMLSGVDKSFVKEIFTEEATLQKKWQNNIKLYKAPFLNTEYLGINLETNNKWLNQKKFRQALNYCFSKEEMIQYFRNGIGFPAVNGFIPKNLPPNTGNYLNGYNYDIEKAKQLLKEIDYNGDEIVLNTNETYKDIGLYIANQAEKAGVKIKIEVVQPSLLREWMVSGEVDFFRGSWIADYPDAENYLSLFYSKNGAPPNYTRFKNDTFDLYYEQAKKSFDVQEQMNLYTKMDSIIIEEAPVVFLYYDELIRLTHENIFGAKPNAFNNLDLKIVKKK
- a CDS encoding sodium:proton antiporter, with the protein product MDIKYILVIFSLLIIFSYIFDEIARKTKFPSVILLMATGILARAVADYFGVQVMYLDQIIPVMGTIGLILIVLEGALELEVRRDKLPIIIKGFVAALVILLVSIAALSYFFNAYLGMPKAMALMNSIPLAVISSAVAIPSASALSPLNKEFVVYESTFSDIIGIMVFNYAMRQFQVGSDLVGIKPIAILLVEIVVIVLVSVLVTWLLFELFERITHKVKFFLILALLILVYAIGKRLHMPSLVIIFIFGLFLSNAEVLLPDYIKRYISMGIAKREGLHEFHLLTAESTFLVRTFFFLFFGFSITLDSFVDGYNYMYGGIILAILLVIRFIYILVSDRKNIGELTFISPRGLITILLFLQLRTETVINNKTGEIINLKSTIINEKVLLIVILGSMLIMMIGTIGFGKQEEFESSGGGIGDGTIPNSDEPFNPTSYIDESSKE
- a CDS encoding hemolysin III family protein — translated: MKFSEYPHAAELLNALTHGVGVIIFLVLVPLLIALAVNTKVPQKIWGAMLFSFGLLAVYFSSTIFHAIPEKVSKDVLNYFDLLSIYLLISGTYSPFLLIYFRNKLGKAIMVILWFITVVGITSKLIVDQLPVFITLIIYIIMGWVGIIMIRPALRRIKPKVLWFILLGGLSYTAGTYFFYHDGEVYYYHAVWHIFVLVGSLLNYCAVLFAILDKERN